In Paraburkholderia sp. PGU19, a single window of DNA contains:
- a CDS encoding HAD hydrolase-like protein, with product MSLRMILFDLDGTLVQTREASWRVFEKVNRRFDLGINSAEAFYALSEGNLFAGLREKCGDDARAKEVKDYFFDLLLSEYRPPVIPGMRSVVQSLAARYPLSVVSSNAMGAIRHVLDDASLTQCFGHVFSGDVEPDKERAIQKVLGDPSYGLGRRGTPGYDESAGNHTGDVVLITDTIGDVKAAISAGARAVGVSWGMHSPAQLESAGAEFVAVWPEELLIHFREGSSQDRAAHR from the coding sequence GTGTCGCTGCGCATGATCCTGTTTGACCTCGACGGAACACTCGTGCAGACCAGAGAGGCGTCGTGGCGCGTGTTTGAGAAGGTGAACCGGCGCTTTGACCTGGGCATCAATTCCGCTGAGGCGTTCTACGCATTGTCAGAAGGCAACCTGTTTGCGGGGCTTCGGGAGAAGTGTGGAGATGACGCGAGGGCGAAGGAGGTGAAGGACTATTTCTTCGACCTTCTGCTCAGCGAGTATCGCCCGCCCGTCATCCCCGGCATGCGTAGTGTCGTGCAATCCCTGGCCGCTCGATATCCGCTATCGGTTGTTTCGTCGAACGCGATGGGTGCGATACGCCATGTGCTGGATGACGCGAGTCTTACCCAGTGCTTTGGTCACGTCTTTTCTGGTGATGTCGAACCCGACAAGGAGCGGGCCATACAGAAGGTGCTGGGCGATCCGAGTTACGGACTGGGACGGCGGGGCACGCCAGGCTACGACGAGTCGGCCGGCAACCATACGGGCGATGTCGTGTTGATCACCGACACGATTGGCGACGTGAAGGCGGCCATTTCGGCGGGCGCACGCGCTGTAGGTGTGTCGTGGGGCATGCACTCTCCCGCGCAGCTTGAAAGCGCGGGTGCGGAATTCGTCGCGGTCTGGCCCGAGGAACTGCTGATCCATTTTCGCGAAGGCAGTTCCCAGGATCGCGCAGCACATCGCTGA
- a CDS encoding PEP-utilizing enzyme, whose product MTVVAEGFNAFETDKEPTGTVIYLHDPQSVVKLITSGKLKDHILLVRGGTTTFLAPALSMGAIGVITMSGAPESHLGILSREFQIPCIMTAHLSGSDSRYEVGNTDQAHFDEIVRELSGKQVTLKCANAEVGQVVV is encoded by the coding sequence ATGACCGTAGTTGCAGAAGGCTTTAACGCGTTCGAAACGGACAAGGAACCGACTGGGACAGTGATCTATCTGCACGATCCCCAGTCGGTAGTGAAGCTGATCACAAGCGGCAAGCTCAAGGATCACATCCTTCTCGTACGCGGTGGCACCACGACCTTCCTTGCGCCCGCGCTCTCGATGGGCGCCATCGGTGTGATCACGATGTCGGGTGCGCCCGAGTCGCATCTCGGCATTCTGTCACGAGAATTCCAGATCCCCTGCATCATGACTGCGCACCTGAGCGGCAGCGACTCCCGGTATGAAGTCGGCAACACCGACCAGGCGCATTTCGACGAAATCGTCAGGGAACTCAGCGGCAAGCAGGTGACGCTGAAGTGCGCGAACGCCGAAGTCGGGCAGGTCGTTGTGTAA
- a CDS encoding pyruvate, phosphate dikinase — protein sequence MAAIKYLWDVDTIDPSDTTRFGGKASGLARMRQMGLPVPPAVVISTDAFKAFHENGGQLPASLTDEIDTAIHLLEQRTGKAFCGRGTPLLLSVRSGAKISMPGMMDTILNLGLDARSAAEFAASSGDRAFVGDTWLRFWSMYADTVLGVDAESIVTRFEEATAASNRPVAETFAGVETELLAAIESEAGERPSPSPRDQLTRAITAVFESWHSARAKAYRKHHGISDDLGTAVVIQAMVFGNLDADSGTGVAFTRDPMTGERRLFGEYLAGHQGEDLVAGTKTPDSLANPSPGVARIAEEVGMVGEQLEALYEDALDIEFTVERGKLHLLQVRAAKRTAAAAVRIAVEMADEGLIDRVAALRRVTGDQLRQLVRPGFVPASLEAASTNGSLLIEGIAASPGHSTGIAVLDSDRAVERAAAGENVILVRPTTSPLDVRGMLHSQGIVTARGGSASHAAVVARALDKPCIVGCGALEIDEGARTFKVEGREFNEGAELSIDGKSGRIYIGAIELDDTGASNSYLNRLLKWGEEISNASVWASARMTGELTAICKRHPAGVGIVPVVDLLIAGGQATGLIEAVQALSTNAAAPVGKVEERFQHALLDACEAFLQASLAHPVALRLPRLSGSRARHMVDGWASLDPGLLLPLGAPRLMTALAKGVAKAAMEVGHPSVTVVLPAVSDVLEIAAFKKAIDAIPGVQPAVLVQNAALLSELPGSSVEGVDIWVDLPELVRTFHGWPDELSFSAEVIDRYEAAGNFSCSPLRTLKGFLLQSLAQLAVTAWDRGWRVVVDLGASPATEVINELYGLGYRHFSVPTERIEALRLCLGHAATLGSPGSRET from the coding sequence ATGGCAGCGATCAAGTACCTATGGGATGTCGACACCATCGACCCGTCCGACACGACACGCTTCGGCGGCAAGGCGAGTGGGCTGGCGCGGATGCGGCAGATGGGGCTGCCTGTGCCGCCCGCCGTCGTGATCAGTACGGATGCCTTCAAGGCATTTCATGAGAACGGCGGACAGCTCCCCGCGTCGCTCACCGATGAAATCGACACTGCCATTCACCTGCTCGAGCAGCGCACCGGCAAGGCTTTCTGTGGACGTGGCACACCGTTACTCCTGTCCGTGAGGTCGGGCGCGAAGATCAGCATGCCGGGCATGATGGACACCATCCTGAACCTGGGACTGGATGCGAGATCGGCCGCCGAGTTTGCGGCTTCGTCGGGCGACCGCGCATTTGTCGGCGACACGTGGCTGCGGTTCTGGTCGATGTATGCCGACACCGTGCTTGGTGTCGATGCCGAATCGATCGTCACGAGGTTCGAGGAAGCGACTGCCGCGTCGAACCGGCCGGTGGCCGAGACGTTTGCGGGTGTTGAAACGGAACTGCTCGCTGCAATCGAGTCCGAAGCAGGCGAGCGGCCCTCACCATCGCCACGCGATCAGCTCACGCGCGCGATCACCGCTGTCTTCGAATCCTGGCATTCAGCGCGGGCGAAAGCCTACCGGAAGCACCACGGCATCTCCGATGATCTGGGTACGGCCGTCGTGATCCAGGCGATGGTGTTCGGCAACCTCGACGCGGATTCGGGCACTGGTGTGGCCTTCACACGGGACCCCATGACAGGTGAGCGACGGCTGTTCGGAGAATACCTCGCTGGTCACCAGGGTGAAGATCTGGTAGCCGGCACCAAGACGCCGGACTCTCTCGCCAATCCGTCGCCCGGCGTTGCCCGCATCGCAGAGGAAGTCGGGATGGTGGGTGAGCAACTGGAGGCCCTGTACGAAGATGCGCTCGATATCGAATTCACGGTAGAACGCGGCAAGCTGCATCTGCTCCAGGTACGTGCGGCAAAGCGCACGGCCGCTGCCGCAGTCCGCATCGCCGTCGAGATGGCGGACGAGGGTCTCATTGATCGTGTGGCGGCGTTGCGTCGTGTAACAGGCGACCAACTTCGTCAACTCGTCCGTCCGGGCTTCGTGCCGGCGAGCCTCGAGGCTGCCAGCACCAACGGCAGTCTGCTCATTGAGGGCATCGCCGCTTCACCGGGTCACTCGACGGGCATCGCCGTGCTCGATAGCGACCGGGCCGTAGAGCGGGCGGCAGCCGGTGAGAACGTGATTCTCGTGCGGCCGACGACGAGCCCGCTTGATGTGCGCGGTATGTTGCATTCGCAGGGCATCGTGACGGCCCGGGGTGGTTCGGCAAGTCACGCAGCCGTCGTCGCACGCGCGCTGGACAAGCCTTGCATCGTGGGTTGCGGTGCGTTGGAAATCGACGAAGGCGCACGCACTTTCAAGGTAGAGGGTCGCGAGTTCAATGAGGGTGCGGAGCTGTCCATCGACGGGAAATCGGGCCGTATCTACATTGGCGCGATCGAACTGGACGACACGGGGGCATCCAATTCCTATCTCAACCGCCTGCTGAAGTGGGGCGAGGAAATCTCGAACGCCTCAGTGTGGGCGTCGGCGCGAATGACGGGCGAACTCACCGCCATCTGCAAACGTCACCCGGCGGGCGTAGGAATCGTCCCCGTCGTCGACCTCCTGATCGCAGGTGGGCAGGCGACCGGACTGATCGAAGCCGTGCAGGCGCTCAGCACAAACGCGGCGGCGCCAGTCGGGAAGGTTGAAGAGCGTTTCCAGCATGCCCTGTTAGACGCGTGCGAGGCGTTTTTGCAGGCGTCTCTCGCGCATCCCGTTGCACTGCGGTTGCCCAGGCTGAGCGGATCGAGGGCGCGGCACATGGTCGACGGCTGGGCGTCGCTCGATCCTGGACTGCTGTTGCCGCTCGGCGCCCCTCGCCTCATGACAGCGCTGGCGAAAGGTGTCGCGAAGGCGGCGATGGAGGTCGGACACCCATCTGTGACCGTCGTTCTGCCAGCCGTATCGGACGTACTGGAGATTGCCGCGTTCAAAAAGGCAATCGACGCCATTCCAGGCGTCCAGCCGGCAGTCCTCGTCCAGAATGCCGCGCTGCTTTCGGAACTGCCCGGTTCATCCGTTGAAGGCGTGGATATCTGGGTCGACCTGCCGGAGCTGGTGCGAACGTTTCACGGCTGGCCAGATGAACTGTCGTTCTCTGCTGAAGTCATCGACCGGTATGAGGCAGCGGGCAACTTTTCGTGTTCTCCGCTGAGAACGCTGAAAGGCTTTCTGTTGCAGTCACTGGCGCAACTGGCGGTGACGGCGTGGGACCGCGGCTGGCGAGTGGTGGTGGATCTGGGGGCGTCACCTGCGACCGAAGTGATTAACGAGCTGTATGGACTGGGCTACCGGCATTTCTCGGTGCCGACGGAGCGCATCGAGGCGTTGCGTCTGTGCCTGGGACACGCTGCGACTTTGGGCAGTCCGGGAAGCAGGGAAACGTAA
- a CDS encoding NAD(P)-dependent alcohol dehydrogenase — MEIKAAVVNEKSGEFSIETVSLDEPHPDEVLVRIVGSGVCHTDLVVRDQYVPIPLPAVLGHEGAGVIEAIGRDVTHFRKGDRVVLSYHSCGHCPSCEEGAPAYCDHLMPNNFSGRRLDGSASVKKNGTDISANFFQQSSFATHALATSRNVVKVPDSVSLDLLPLYGPFGCGIQTGAGAVLNTLNPRAGTSIVVFGAGSVGLSAVMAAHLAGCTTIVAVDLNPSRLDLALKLGATHAINAKADNPVEFVKSVTRGRGADYSLETTALPQVLRQAVECLHARGVCGSIGLPPAGTEVTLDMLSILFGRTLRGIIEGDSVPGIFIGRLIELHQQGRFPVEKIMTHYRFDEINKAVAETEEGHAIKAVLHME; from the coding sequence ATGGAAATCAAGGCAGCTGTCGTCAACGAGAAGTCGGGGGAATTCAGCATCGAGACGGTCAGTCTCGATGAGCCGCATCCTGACGAAGTTCTGGTCCGGATCGTGGGGTCGGGTGTCTGTCACACTGACCTGGTCGTGCGGGACCAGTATGTGCCCATTCCCCTGCCTGCTGTGCTGGGACATGAAGGTGCAGGTGTTATCGAGGCCATCGGACGGGATGTGACGCACTTCAGGAAGGGGGACCGCGTGGTGTTGTCGTACCACTCGTGTGGCCATTGTCCCAGTTGCGAAGAGGGTGCTCCGGCATATTGTGACCATCTGATGCCGAACAATTTCAGTGGGCGACGGCTCGATGGCTCAGCCTCGGTGAAAAAGAACGGCACCGATATCAGCGCGAACTTCTTCCAGCAATCTTCATTTGCAACTCACGCACTGGCGACTTCACGCAACGTCGTGAAAGTGCCGGATTCCGTTTCGCTGGATCTGCTTCCGCTCTATGGCCCATTCGGCTGCGGGATACAGACGGGCGCGGGAGCCGTGCTCAACACGCTCAATCCACGCGCGGGCACATCGATCGTGGTCTTTGGTGCGGGTTCCGTCGGGCTCTCCGCTGTGATGGCGGCGCACCTGGCAGGGTGTACGACCATCGTCGCTGTGGACCTCAACCCCTCCCGGCTTGACCTTGCACTGAAGCTCGGCGCGACGCACGCCATCAACGCAAAGGCGGACAACCCGGTTGAGTTCGTGAAGTCCGTCACACGCGGCCGCGGTGCCGACTATTCGCTCGAAACGACAGCGCTACCTCAGGTGCTCCGGCAGGCAGTCGAATGCCTTCACGCCAGAGGTGTCTGCGGTTCAATCGGACTTCCTCCCGCCGGTACCGAGGTCACGCTGGACATGCTGTCCATCCTGTTTGGCCGGACGCTGCGCGGGATCATCGAGGGCGACAGCGTGCCGGGCATTTTCATCGGTCGGCTCATCGAACTGCATCAGCAGGGGCGTTTCCCCGTCGAAAAGATCATGACGCACTACCGCTTCGACGAAATTAACAAGGCGGTCGCGGAGACCGAAGAGGGCCATGCTATCAAGGCTGTCCTGCACATGGAATAG
- a CDS encoding aldehyde dehydrogenase family protein — translation MKIERAVWGNDIPVREYAMSINGRRITSDNTDVAINPATEQPIASFPLGNLQHLDQAVDAASAAFLTWRDTTISERRKALEGLADQIEKNYEAFLTLLTTEQGKPRAGAEWEIGGSIYWLREIAKQSLPEEVVRDDGENRVVTRYTPIGVIGGITPWNFPLLLAVWKIAPALMAGNTMVLKPSPYTPLCTLWFGELAQNVLPPGVLNVVSGGNELGQWMTEHPGIGKIAFTGSTATGKRVMQSAASNLKRLTLELGGNDPAIVLPDVDPDAIAKDLFWASFQNSSQFCVATKRLYVHEDIYDRLVAALVDYARTVQVDNGLLVDTQLGPLQNRMQYEKVCNLLQDCVAEQHRVLLGGVPADTKGFFIPITLIDNPPDDSRCVVEEAFGPVLPILKFRDIDDAVRRANDTEYGLAASVWSADVEKAQAVARRLEAGTVWINQIHVFGPDIAFGGHKQSGMGIENSLHGLSEYCNLQTIMERPLASAA, via the coding sequence ATGAAGATTGAAAGAGCGGTGTGGGGAAACGATATCCCGGTTCGCGAGTATGCGATGTCGATCAATGGACGCCGGATCACATCGGATAACACGGATGTCGCCATCAACCCGGCCACGGAGCAACCCATCGCGAGCTTTCCGCTTGGGAACCTGCAGCATCTCGACCAGGCGGTCGACGCGGCGAGCGCAGCGTTTCTGACGTGGCGCGATACGACCATCAGTGAACGACGGAAGGCCCTGGAGGGCCTCGCCGACCAGATCGAGAAAAACTACGAGGCGTTCCTGACGCTTTTGACGACCGAGCAGGGCAAGCCCCGTGCAGGCGCGGAGTGGGAGATCGGAGGCTCGATCTATTGGCTGCGCGAGATAGCAAAGCAGTCGCTGCCAGAGGAGGTTGTTCGCGATGACGGCGAAAACCGGGTAGTCACCCGCTACACGCCGATCGGCGTAATTGGCGGCATCACGCCGTGGAATTTTCCGCTGTTGCTCGCGGTGTGGAAGATCGCCCCCGCGCTCATGGCGGGCAACACGATGGTCCTGAAACCTTCGCCGTACACCCCGCTGTGTACGCTGTGGTTCGGTGAACTCGCACAAAACGTGCTCCCGCCGGGTGTTCTCAATGTCGTTTCGGGCGGCAACGAGCTGGGTCAGTGGATGACGGAGCACCCAGGAATTGGAAAGATTGCGTTCACCGGGTCTACCGCTACGGGCAAACGGGTGATGCAGAGCGCCGCGTCGAACCTCAAACGCCTGACGCTTGAGCTCGGCGGCAATGACCCGGCCATCGTCCTCCCGGATGTTGATCCGGATGCCATCGCGAAGGACCTGTTCTGGGCGAGCTTCCAGAACAGCTCACAGTTCTGCGTTGCGACGAAGCGTCTTTACGTTCACGAAGACATCTACGATCGCCTGGTCGCAGCGCTCGTCGACTACGCGCGAACAGTCCAGGTTGACAACGGGCTGCTGGTCGATACCCAACTGGGGCCCCTGCAGAACAGGATGCAGTACGAGAAGGTGTGCAATCTGCTGCAGGACTGCGTTGCCGAACAGCATCGGGTCCTGCTGGGAGGTGTCCCTGCAGACACGAAAGGCTTCTTCATTCCTATCACCTTGATCGACAACCCGCCTGACGATTCACGCTGTGTCGTCGAGGAGGCGTTCGGTCCCGTGCTGCCCATCCTGAAGTTCAGGGATATCGACGACGCGGTGCGCCGTGCCAATGATACGGAGTATGGGCTCGCTGCTTCTGTCTGGTCTGCGGATGTCGAGAAGGCGCAGGCTGTGGCGCGCCGGCTCGAGGCGGGCACTGTCTGGATCAACCAGATTCACGTGTTCGGCCCGGACATTGCGTTTGGTGGGCACAAGCAGTCGGGTATGGGCATCGAAAATTCACTGCACGGACTGTCCGAGTACTGCAACCTGCAGACGATCATGGAGCGTCCACTGGCTTCTGCTGCGTAG
- a CDS encoding AMP-binding protein, translating to MEQSIGALVKDSARRFGDKTALIADGKHWSFRQLDNFSSIVASALRERGVGKGSVVSLYSPNCAQWIIAYYAILKLGAVVNPLNLMLTPSEAAYAVNDCKAVAVLGALDKLVPLRDTLGRDRIRLISFSGTGATIESFDDLLAGDDKGTYPVEGIAPDDLSTIGYTSGTTGHPKGAMLSHRSILLNTAMTSTLHVRTEHDTVVSALPCSHVYGNIVMNSAIACGMTLVLHAVFDAKVILASIEACRATMFEGVPTMYMYLLNLPELHDYDVSTLTRCTVGGQTMSPYRMKEVESRLGAPLLELWGMTELGGLGTTHPLYGPKKHGSIGVPLPFLSARIGSLEHPSVAVTAGEIGELQIRGPVTMMGYFGRPEATAETIDTDGWLHTGDLACVDEEGFIFIVDRLKDMVITGGFNIYPAELERVLCEHPSVAMAAVVGVPDEMKGELAKAFVVCRNGADLHPEDVLDFCRQRLAAYKVPRLIEVVDDLPKTSSGKILRRELRAKALPHNQTS from the coding sequence ATGGAGCAGTCAATCGGGGCACTTGTTAAAGATTCGGCACGCAGGTTCGGTGACAAGACTGCTCTCATCGCTGACGGGAAACACTGGTCGTTCCGTCAGCTGGACAACTTCTCGTCCATTGTGGCGAGCGCGCTCCGGGAGCGAGGCGTCGGGAAGGGTTCGGTCGTCTCGCTCTATTCGCCAAACTGCGCCCAGTGGATCATCGCCTACTATGCGATCCTGAAACTGGGTGCCGTTGTCAACCCGCTGAACCTGATGCTGACGCCGTCTGAGGCGGCCTACGCGGTGAATGACTGCAAAGCCGTTGCGGTGCTCGGCGCGCTAGACAAGCTGGTTCCACTGCGTGACACGCTTGGACGCGACCGTATCAGGCTGATATCTTTCAGTGGGACGGGTGCGACAATCGAAAGCTTCGACGATCTTCTTGCGGGGGATGATAAGGGCACCTATCCCGTGGAGGGTATTGCGCCCGACGATCTGAGCACCATCGGCTATACGTCCGGAACGACGGGTCATCCGAAGGGCGCGATGCTGTCCCATCGCTCGATTCTTTTGAACACCGCGATGACTTCGACGCTCCATGTGCGCACCGAGCACGATACGGTGGTCAGCGCACTGCCGTGCTCCCATGTGTATGGCAATATCGTCATGAACAGCGCGATTGCGTGCGGCATGACGCTCGTACTTCACGCCGTGTTCGATGCCAAAGTGATACTTGCAAGCATCGAGGCTTGCCGGGCGACGATGTTCGAAGGTGTGCCCACGATGTACATGTACCTCCTGAATTTACCCGAACTTCACGACTATGATGTCTCCACCCTGACGCGCTGTACGGTTGGTGGTCAGACGATGTCGCCATACAGGATGAAGGAGGTTGAAAGCCGGTTGGGTGCGCCCTTGCTTGAGCTGTGGGGCATGACTGAACTCGGAGGTCTTGGCACCACGCATCCGCTGTATGGTCCAAAGAAGCACGGCTCCATAGGGGTTCCCTTGCCTTTCCTGAGCGCGCGAATTGGATCATTGGAGCATCCGTCGGTAGCCGTCACGGCAGGGGAGATAGGCGAACTCCAGATAAGGGGGCCCGTCACGATGATGGGTTACTTCGGCCGGCCTGAGGCGACAGCGGAAACCATTGATACTGACGGCTGGCTGCACACGGGTGATCTTGCCTGTGTGGACGAGGAGGGGTTCATTTTCATAGTGGACCGTCTGAAGGACATGGTCATTACGGGGGGCTTCAACATCTATCCGGCCGAACTCGAGCGCGTGCTCTGCGAGCATCCGTCGGTTGCGATGGCGGCCGTGGTGGGCGTTCCGGACGAAATGAAAGGCGAGCTGGCGAAGGCCTTCGTCGTATGCAGGAACGGCGCTGACCTCCATCCTGAAGACGTTCTCGACTTCTGCCGTCAACGACTGGCAGCCTACAAGGTGCCACGTCTGATTGAGGTCGTGGACGACCTTCCCAAGACCAGTTCCGGAAAGATACTGCGACGCGAGCTCCGCGCAAAGGCGTTGCCGCACAATCAAACATCGTAG
- a CDS encoding porin, giving the protein MKRFLCAGILLGLSATATAQSSVTIYGILDSGLLYQNKTASDGHSGFSFVDGAWLPSIYGLRGREDIGGGYAINFNLQGGFSTGTGALGDSNGGIFGRAATVGVSGPFGEVKMGLQFSPFFLTVTDGDPRGMPQFGSQLVQYFQQFGITGIFDSNAIVYTTPKLYGFTGAVEYAVGGVPGSTKNGRSMSASLSFSQGPILANAAYYTHADPETGQTVAIGKTAGLGYAIGPVLAKIDWVNYLNPSSNAPLSNVSVFGVGAVYSVTPAVTLNGGFYYAVNKGMSENKSRMFAFGAEYALSKRSVVYSQVGVAHNQGAFQTNLAVLAPTSFAVPTGATTTAVNIGIRHTF; this is encoded by the coding sequence ATGAAACGGTTTCTGTGCGCAGGAATCCTGCTCGGACTGAGTGCGACGGCGACGGCACAAAGCAGTGTAACCATCTATGGCATCCTGGACTCGGGACTGCTTTACCAGAACAAGACTGCCTCGGATGGACACAGTGGCTTCAGTTTTGTCGATGGCGCGTGGTTGCCTTCCATTTACGGGCTGCGTGGCAGGGAGGATATCGGCGGAGGTTACGCTATCAATTTCAATCTTCAAGGTGGCTTCTCTACGGGCACAGGGGCGTTGGGTGACTCAAACGGAGGTATCTTCGGACGAGCCGCTACGGTCGGCGTCTCGGGTCCGTTTGGTGAGGTCAAGATGGGGCTCCAGTTTTCGCCTTTCTTCCTGACGGTGACAGATGGCGATCCGCGTGGCATGCCGCAATTTGGCAGCCAGCTCGTACAGTATTTCCAGCAGTTCGGCATTACTGGTATATTCGACAGCAATGCCATCGTCTATACGACACCGAAGCTGTATGGCTTTACTGGCGCGGTTGAGTATGCTGTCGGAGGCGTTCCTGGATCGACAAAGAACGGTCGCAGCATGTCGGCTTCGTTGTCTTTCAGCCAAGGGCCCATCCTCGCGAATGCGGCCTACTATACGCATGCCGATCCGGAGACGGGCCAGACCGTCGCGATAGGAAAAACGGCAGGGCTGGGCTATGCAATTGGTCCAGTGCTCGCCAAGATTGACTGGGTCAACTACCTCAACCCATCATCAAACGCGCCATTATCCAACGTGAGTGTGTTTGGAGTAGGTGCCGTCTATTCGGTGACGCCCGCGGTCACCCTCAACGGCGGCTTCTACTACGCCGTCAACAAAGGAATGAGCGAGAACAAGTCGAGGATGTTCGCCTTCGGCGCTGAGTACGCTCTATCGAAGAGATCCGTTGTGTATTCGCAGGTGGGTGTAGCACATAATCAGGGCGCGTTTCAGACAAATCTTGCGGTGTTGGCGCCGACGTCATTCGCGGTGCCGACTGGTGCGACGACCACAGCAGTCAACATCGGAATACGCCATACCTTCTGA
- a CDS encoding GNAT family N-acetyltransferase yields the protein MKPALATTCTGIPSPAKSRRRRASRMFIVEHAESVAAFVFGVKKDDDEYSVGGLWVDPVHRRKGFGSLLVQQVVTWAKADSHAAVIRLWCHTGSALSFYQRNGFQSLDKFQTSDVDGRRIVEMESRGI from the coding sequence ATGAAGCCAGCGCTCGCGACGACGTGTACTGGAATACCTTCGCCAGCAAAGTCACGACGCCGGAGGGCATCTCGAATGTTCATCGTTGAGCATGCCGAAAGCGTTGCCGCTTTCGTTTTCGGCGTGAAGAAGGACGATGACGAATATAGCGTCGGAGGCCTTTGGGTCGATCCGGTTCACCGACGAAAAGGATTTGGGAGCTTGCTGGTGCAACAGGTGGTCACATGGGCAAAAGCAGATTCGCACGCTGCGGTAATCCGGCTATGGTGCCATACTGGATCGGCACTATCGTTCTATCAGCGAAACGGCTTCCAATCTTTGGATAAATTTCAGACCAGCGACGTTGATGGCCGTCGGATAGTTGAGATGGAGTCGCGCGGGATCTGA
- a CDS encoding class I SAM-dependent methyltransferase, whose protein sequence is MASPEEINADMLAFWNGNGGDVWVARQEHTDITLAPVTNALLVYAAPRAGERVVDIGCGCGAPTLEFARAVGPSGRVAGLDISGPMLAEGARRASAAGIVNIDWRQTDPATAALDKYDLLISAFGVMFFGDRVAAFANMRRAAAPDARMALLCWRSLAENPWMEVPMTAAAGHLPPRPQPLPNAPGMFAFADRDHVTEVVTAAGWAPPRFEKLDMDLDIAAGRGLEEAVVQSTQIGAVNSWLRNQPAEVVSAVATSVHEALAPYADGASVRLPGAMWLISSAPA, encoded by the coding sequence ATGGCCTCGCCTGAAGAGATTAACGCCGACATGCTCGCCTTCTGGAACGGCAATGGCGGCGACGTCTGGGTGGCTCGGCAGGAGCATACCGACATCACGCTTGCGCCGGTGACTAACGCCTTGCTTGTCTATGCCGCTCCGCGAGCCGGCGAACGGGTAGTGGATATAGGCTGTGGTTGTGGCGCGCCCACGCTGGAATTCGCGCGCGCCGTGGGTCCGTCCGGCCGCGTGGCGGGGTTGGACATTTCCGGACCAATGCTTGCGGAGGGTGCAAGGCGCGCGAGCGCCGCCGGCATCGTCAATATCGATTGGCGGCAGACCGATCCGGCAACGGCTGCGCTGGACAAATACGATTTGCTGATCTCCGCCTTCGGAGTGATGTTCTTCGGCGACCGGGTGGCTGCGTTCGCCAACATGCGCCGCGCAGCCGCTCCAGACGCACGCATGGCGCTCCTGTGCTGGCGCTCGCTGGCTGAAAATCCATGGATGGAAGTGCCGATGACCGCAGCTGCGGGGCACCTGCCGCCGAGGCCGCAGCCGCTGCCGAACGCTCCCGGAATGTTCGCCTTCGCCGATCGGGACCACGTGACCGAGGTCGTCACGGCGGCCGGTTGGGCGCCGCCGCGCTTCGAGAAACTCGACATGGACCTAGATATTGCCGCTGGCCGCGGGCTGGAGGAGGCGGTGGTTCAGTCAACCCAAATCGGCGCCGTGAACAGTTGGTTGCGCAACCAGCCCGCGGAGGTCGTCTCTGCCGTCGCTACCTCTGTTCACGAGGCGCTTGCGCCTTATGCAGACGGCGCGAGCGTGCGATTGCCCGGCGCGATGTGGTTAATCAGCAGCGCGCCTGCCTGA